A genome region from Candidatus Methylomirabilota bacterium includes the following:
- a CDS encoding uroporphyrinogen-III synthase, with translation MSSLRGKTIAITEARRATELTALITKLGGVPYSAPALREVPRRDRGPALAVLDRICRGGVGLILFLTGVGTRAFLELAATVGQREALLQALGAMVVVARGPKPIAVLREARVRVDLVPSEPTSEGLLSALAGRDLRGTTVAVQLYGEDNPFLVEGLVARGATVLEIPLYEWALPEDEGPLVRLVQDLVDGRVDVVAFTSSPQIKHLTLVAERIGLRDQLLKALRERAIVAVIGPVCEAALREHDITPRIRADKGTMGALVHRIADHLTQEERVHGGA, from the coding sequence ATGTCGTCACTTCGCGGAAAGACCATTGCCATCACGGAGGCCCGTCGCGCCACCGAGTTGACCGCCCTCATCACGAAGCTCGGTGGGGTGCCGTACTCCGCCCCGGCGCTGCGCGAGGTCCCGCGGCGCGACCGCGGGCCCGCGCTGGCGGTGCTCGACCGCATCTGCCGGGGTGGGGTCGGCCTGATTCTCTTCCTGACCGGCGTGGGGACGCGGGCGTTCCTGGAGCTGGCGGCCACGGTGGGCCAGCGTGAGGCGTTACTCCAGGCACTGGGGGCGATGGTCGTGGTGGCGCGCGGGCCCAAGCCGATCGCGGTGCTCCGCGAGGCGCGAGTCAGGGTCGACCTGGTGCCCTCGGAGCCGACCTCGGAAGGACTCCTGAGCGCGCTCGCCGGCCGTGACCTACGCGGGACGACGGTAGCGGTCCAGCTCTACGGCGAGGACAACCCGTTCCTCGTAGAGGGTCTGGTGGCGCGGGGGGCGACCGTGCTCGAGATCCCACTCTACGAGTGGGCGCTGCCCGAAGACGAGGGGCCGCTGGTCCGCCTGGTCCAGGACCTCGTCGACGGGCGCGTCGACGTCGTGGCCTTCACGAGCTCGCCCCAGATCAAGCATCTCACCCTGGTGGCCGAGCGCATCGGCCTGCGCGACCAACTGTTGAAGGCGCTGCGCGAGCGGGCCATCGTGGCGGTCATCGGTCCGGTCTGCGAGGCGGCGCTGAGAGAGCACGACATCACGCCGCGGATTCGGGCCGACAAGGGGACGATGGGCGCGCTCGTTCACCGGATCGCCGACCACTTGACCCAGGAGGAGCGTGTCCATGGCGGTGCGTGA
- a CDS encoding phosphoadenylyl-sulfate reductase, with amino-acid sequence MAVRDRSQAVEAQREALETKNAEALLAWALGEFHPRIGLAASFGAEDVVLIDMLVRLEPTARVFTLDTGRLPAETYSLIDAIRERYGLAVEVYFPQADAVEAMAREHGVNLFYTSIEKRKLCCRVRKVEPLGRALRGLDAWITGLRREQAVTRAQVRKVEVDPEHGGLIKLNPLADWTSEQVWTYIRAHDVPYNALHDRGYPSIGCAPCTRAVEPGEDPRAGRWWWESADTKECGLHVTKR; translated from the coding sequence ATGGCGGTGCGTGACCGATCGCAGGCGGTCGAGGCGCAGCGCGAAGCGTTGGAGACGAAGAATGCCGAGGCGCTGTTGGCCTGGGCACTGGGCGAGTTTCATCCGCGGATCGGGCTCGCGGCCAGCTTCGGCGCCGAGGACGTGGTCCTGATCGACATGCTGGTCAGGCTCGAGCCGACGGCGCGGGTGTTCACGCTCGACACCGGGCGTCTGCCCGCTGAGACCTACAGTCTGATAGACGCGATCCGCGAGCGGTACGGTCTGGCCGTCGAGGTCTATTTCCCCCAGGCCGACGCCGTCGAGGCGATGGCCCGGGAGCACGGGGTCAACCTGTTCTACACGAGCATCGAGAAGCGGAAGCTCTGCTGCCGCGTGCGCAAGGTGGAACCCCTCGGCCGGGCCCTGCGGGGCCTCGACGCCTGGATCACGGGACTCCGCCGGGAGCAGGCGGTGACGCGAGCCCAGGTGCGCAAGGTCGAGGTGGACCCGGAGCACGGTGGGCTGATCAAGCTGAACCCGCTGGCCGACTGGACGTCGGAGCAGGTGTGGACGTACATCCGCGCTCACGACGTGCCCTACAACGCGCTGCACGACCGCGGCTACCCCAGCATCGGCTGCGCGCCGTGCACGCGCGCCGTCGAGCCCGGCGAGGATCCGCGCGCGGGGCGCTGGTGGTGGGAGAGCGCGGACACGAAGGAGTGCGGGCTCCACGTGACGAAGCGATGA
- a CDS encoding sulfite exporter TauE/SafE family protein, with the protein MSVELATLALITLSAAVVNGALGHGFSSITVPVALLFYPSRILNPALVLVETVINGYVLVISRRSVPVVWRRVLPLFVGLVPGILAGAWLLSSLDPAWLRLYVFAALLPLILLQAAGVRRPVRAESAVGVPFGAGVGVLYSVTTISGPPLALLFNNQGFVKQEFRAALGLIRVAESTLTAIAYLLLGLYSAPGMGLLLAIVPSVLIGIPLGAALVRRLDAETFRRVCMSFDAWVVGFGLSRTLVGLVPASSPAAYGIWIAAVAIDAYLLRAFFRSRARHRVPARVGVLHPTTGGAA; encoded by the coding sequence ATGAGCGTTGAGCTGGCCACGCTGGCGCTGATCACGCTCTCGGCCGCGGTCGTCAACGGCGCGTTGGGCCACGGCTTTTCCTCGATCACCGTTCCGGTCGCGCTGCTGTTCTACCCGAGTCGGATCTTGAATCCGGCGCTGGTCCTGGTCGAGACGGTGATCAACGGCTATGTCCTCGTCATCAGCCGGCGCAGCGTCCCCGTAGTCTGGCGGCGGGTGTTGCCGCTCTTCGTGGGCCTGGTGCCAGGCATTCTCGCCGGGGCCTGGCTCCTCTCCTCGCTCGACCCCGCCTGGCTCAGGCTCTACGTCTTCGCCGCCCTCCTTCCGCTGATCCTGCTCCAGGCCGCCGGAGTGAGGCGGCCCGTGCGCGCTGAGAGCGCGGTGGGCGTCCCATTTGGGGCCGGCGTCGGCGTGCTCTATTCCGTCACCACGATCTCCGGCCCTCCGCTGGCGCTGCTGTTCAACAACCAGGGATTCGTGAAACAGGAGTTTCGGGCCGCACTCGGCCTCATCCGGGTGGCCGAGTCCACCCTGACGGCCATCGCCTATCTCCTGCTCGGACTCTACAGCGCCCCCGGCATGGGTCTCCTGCTGGCGATCGTGCCCAGCGTCCTGATCGGGATCCCGCTCGGCGCCGCGCTAGTGCGACGCCTCGATGCGGAGACCTTTCGTCGGGTGTGCATGAGCTTCGACGCTTGGGTGGTAGGGTTCGGGCTCTCGCGGACTCTCGTCGGTCTCGTCCCTGCTTCGAGCCCCGCCGCCTACGGGATCTGGATCGCGGCGGTCGCTATCGACGCCTACCTCCTGCGGGCGTTCTTCCGGAGCCGTGCACGTCATCGGGTCCCGGCTCGGGTCGGCGTCCTGCACCCCACGACGGGCGGCGCCGCCTGA
- the sat gene encoding sulfate adenylyltransferase: MAGAHSRPAADLIPPHGGALVNRVLAGEARAEAIARAPELPKISLNARAMSDLELLATGAFSPLEGFMGRADYRRVVHEMRLASGVVWTLPITLAVDQDAARRLKEGSPVALIAPWEEVLGLLHLQDRYDYDRREEARLVYGTEDLAHPGVAYLMGRGEVLLGGPVDLVQQPPLGGFEEFRLDPAATRALFRERGWRTVAAFQTRNPIHRSHEYIQKCALELMDGLLIHPLVGKTKLDDVPSDVRFLCYRALVRHYFPAERIALAVFPGAMRYAGPREAAFHALVRKNYGCTHFIVGRDAAGVGSYYAPYAAHDLLRSFGREELGIEPLFFFETFFCRRCDAVASTKTCPHQGADRVALSGTRVRELLRRGDPLPPEFTRPEVAAVLAEWAQSR; encoded by the coding sequence ATGGCCGGGGCTCACTCGCGTCCCGCCGCCGACCTGATCCCGCCGCACGGCGGCGCGCTGGTGAACCGGGTCCTGGCGGGCGAGGCCCGCGCCGAGGCGATCGCCCGGGCCCCCGAGCTGCCGAAGATCTCGCTCAACGCCCGCGCGATGTCCGACCTCGAGCTCCTGGCCACCGGGGCCTTCAGCCCGCTGGAGGGCTTCATGGGCCGGGCCGACTACCGGCGGGTCGTCCATGAAATGCGCCTGGCCAGCGGGGTCGTGTGGACGCTCCCCATCACGCTCGCCGTCGACCAGGACGCTGCTCGGCGCCTGAAAGAGGGATCACCGGTTGCGCTGATCGCGCCCTGGGAAGAGGTGCTGGGGCTGCTGCACCTCCAGGACAGGTACGACTACGACCGGCGCGAAGAGGCGCGCCTGGTCTACGGGACCGAGGACCTCGCGCATCCCGGCGTCGCTTATCTGATGGGACGCGGCGAGGTTCTGCTGGGCGGCCCGGTCGATCTGGTCCAGCAACCGCCGCTCGGCGGATTCGAGGAGTTCCGGCTGGATCCCGCCGCCACCCGCGCTCTCTTCCGCGAGCGGGGCTGGCGCACGGTGGCGGCGTTCCAGACGCGGAATCCCATCCATCGATCCCACGAGTACATCCAGAAGTGTGCCCTGGAGCTGATGGACGGGCTGCTGATCCACCCGCTGGTGGGCAAGACCAAGCTCGACGACGTGCCGTCGGACGTCCGGTTCCTCTGCTACCGCGCCCTCGTGCGGCACTACTTTCCGGCCGAGCGCATCGCGCTGGCGGTGTTTCCCGGCGCCATGCGCTATGCGGGGCCCCGCGAGGCCGCCTTCCACGCTCTGGTTCGCAAGAACTACGGATGCACGCACTTCATCGTCGGGCGCGATGCCGCCGGCGTGGGGAGCTACTATGCCCCGTACGCGGCCCACGATCTCCTCCGGTCCTTCGGCCGGGAGGAGCTCGGCATCGAGCCGCTGTTCTTCTTCGAGACCTTTTTCTGCCGACGGTGCGACGCGGTGGCCTCGACCAAGACCTGCCCCCACCAGGGGGCGGATCGCGTGGCGCTGTCGGGCACGCGCGTTCGCGAGCTGTTGCGACGCGGCGATCCGCTGCCGCCGGAGTTCACGCGGCCAGAGGTGGCGGCGGTGCTCGCCGAGTGGGCGCAGAGTCGGTGA
- a CDS encoding bifunctional precorrin-2 dehydrogenase/sirohydrochlorin ferrochelatase, with protein MGYYPIFVDMRERPALVVGGGDVAERKVDALLRVEARVTVVSPTLTARLAAWVRQGRIRHLGRTYRARDIRGHQFAFVATDDGAANAAVARDGRQRGVWVNAADDPAHCDFILPSVLRRGDLTVAVATGGTSPALARAVREELEAYLTDDYATLAEIVGEVRRELRARERSPDAETWNRALGPDLRALVAAGRPEAAKRRLLERLGAA; from the coding sequence ATGGGGTACTATCCGATCTTCGTCGACATGCGCGAGCGACCCGCGCTCGTCGTGGGCGGCGGTGACGTGGCCGAGCGCAAGGTCGACGCTCTGCTTCGCGTCGAAGCCCGCGTGACCGTCGTGAGCCCCACGCTCACCGCGCGCCTGGCGGCCTGGGTCCGCCAGGGCCGTATTCGGCACCTCGGGCGAACCTACCGAGCCCGAGACATCCGGGGCCATCAGTTCGCCTTCGTCGCCACCGATGACGGCGCCGCGAACGCCGCCGTGGCCCGGGATGGCCGGCAGCGCGGTGTCTGGGTGAACGCGGCCGACGATCCCGCCCACTGCGACTTCATCCTCCCTTCGGTCCTCCGCCGGGGCGATCTCACGGTGGCGGTGGCGACGGGGGGCACCAGCCCCGCCCTGGCCCGCGCCGTGCGGGAGGAGCTGGAGGCCTACCTGACCGATGATTACGCAACGCTCGCCGAGATCGTCGGAGAGGTCCGGCGCGAGCTCCGCGCCCGTGAGCGCTCGCCCGATGCGGAGACGTGGAACCGCGCCCTGGGCCCCGACCTGCGAGCGCTCGTCGCCGCGGGCCGGCCCGAGGCGGCCAAGCGTCGCTTGCTCGAGCGTCTGGGAGCGGCCTGA
- the cobA gene encoding uroporphyrinogen-III C-methyltransferase yields the protein MRRGAVALVGAGPGDPGLLTLRGRRLLRRADVIVYDRLVDPRLLELAPPRALRIFAGKANGAHTLPQPEINELLIAHARRGRRVVRLKGGDPFVFGRGGEEAEALAGAGIPFEVVPGVSSAVAVPAYAGIPLTHRGLSSSFAVVTGHEDRCKQGPGVDWARLATAVDTIVVLMGAASLPQIASRLVAHGRRPDTPVALIRAGTTAGQQTVTGTLADIAARAAEARLEPPVVIVIGDVVSLRARLVRAPALPAQSVGEASEGAAEAPADLQPPRYARRTWSSPNRSAPRPSRTMRPVSIT from the coding sequence ATGCGCCGAGGGGCAGTCGCGCTCGTCGGCGCCGGCCCCGGTGATCCCGGGCTGCTGACGCTGCGGGGCCGGCGACTCTTGCGGCGGGCGGACGTGATCGTCTACGACCGCCTCGTCGATCCGCGCCTGCTCGAGCTGGCCCCGCCCCGGGCGCTCAGGATCTTCGCCGGCAAGGCGAACGGCGCTCACACGCTTCCTCAGCCCGAGATCAACGAGCTCCTGATCGCCCACGCGCGTCGCGGCCGGCGCGTCGTGCGACTGAAGGGCGGCGACCCCTTCGTCTTCGGCCGCGGCGGCGAGGAAGCCGAAGCGCTCGCGGGGGCGGGGATTCCGTTCGAGGTGGTCCCCGGGGTCAGCTCGGCGGTGGCGGTCCCCGCCTACGCCGGCATCCCGCTGACCCATCGTGGCCTCTCCTCCTCATTCGCCGTCGTCACCGGCCACGAGGATCGATGCAAGCAGGGCCCCGGGGTGGACTGGGCCCGCCTGGCGACCGCCGTCGATACCATCGTCGTCCTCATGGGCGCCGCGAGCCTCCCGCAGATCGCGAGCCGGCTCGTGGCTCACGGACGCCGGCCGGACACCCCGGTGGCGCTCATTCGCGCGGGCACGACGGCCGGGCAGCAGACGGTCACCGGCACCCTGGCCGACATCGCCGCCCGAGCCGCGGAAGCCCGCCTGGAGCCGCCCGTCGTGATCGTGATCGGCGACGTCGTGTCTCTCCGCGCGCGCCTCGTTCGAGCGCCGGCTTTGCCGGCGCAATCAGTGGGGGAGGCCTCGGAGGGGGCCGCAGAGGCCCCCGCCGATCTTCAGCCGCCGAGATACGCGCGGCGGACGTGGTCGTCCCCCAACAGGTCGGCCCCGCGGCCTTCGAGGACGATGCGGCCCGTCTCCATCACGTAG